The sequence CCATAATGCTCACATATTGCAGAGGAGCATGGATAGGCACATTAAGTTCTATTGTGCTTGTATGTGTATTGCTTTTGACTTCTACAGAAACAAAAAAATACTTTTCAATTGGATCATTTCTCTTAATAGTGACAGGACTTTTTCTAATAAGCATACCTATAATTCTTCAAAATACAGGTGTAATACAATCTTTGGTGATTAACAATTCAGACCTTAAAGAAAATAACCCAGACGAATCATACGCAGTAAAGTCTAAAGTAAAAACTTTGGAACAAAGAAAAGAAATATGGGAAACAACTATAAAAATGATTTCAGATAGTCCACTGGTTGGAGTCGGATCTGGTAATTTCCAAATAGTTATCCCTAAATATCGTGAGCCACATGATGTAAATAAGGAATCCGTTATAAAATGGGCTCACAATGATTTGCTTGAAATCGCTGCTGAATCTGGAATTCCTTCTGCAATTATATTTGTATTTATATTCATAACCGCCCTATGGGTATTTTTAAAAAACCGCCATTTATATGGGGAATATTCGGTACCATTTATATCTCTCGGAGCTTCTTTTGTCGCAACTTTTGTTCATTCGCAGACAAGTTTCAATCTTTATCAGGCAACATCTGCAACTATCTTTTTTTTCTCATTGGCAATAATTTGTAACTTCAAGAGAATTGATTCCAGAAATGCCGAACCTTCAATTGTTATTAAAAAAAATGATTTTCTTATTGCCTTAGTCTTTTTTTTAATCAGCCTGCTTTTCTTTGTAAAGCCAGTCTTAGCTGAATTATACTACGTCAAAGCTGCAAAAGCGTCTAAAGAGGGAAACTGGCAAAATTGCATGCAAAATATTAATGAGAGTATTCGCTATAATAACAGTGAGGCAAAGTACTTTTATACTGCAGCACTCGGTTCATTCCGACTTGCAAACTATAGTAATGCTGTCATTTTTTCAAAAAAAGCCAGTAATCTTACCCCATACATTCCTGAAACTTATAAGATTTTGATATTTTCTCTTAATGAAATGGGTAATAAAAATTATAAAGAAGGAAATCTTGATAAGGCAATTGTTTACTATAGGAATTCAATTGAATTTTTTGAAAAGGTATTTCTACTACCGTTATCGAAAAGGAATATAAAAGTTTACTCTAAGCTCACAGGAATTACCTATTACAATCTCGGAAACTGCCTATTAAAAAAGGGAGATTTTAAAGGGGCTCTCGCCTCCTATAAAACCTCCCTTAAATTTTCTCCTACTTACCAACCTTCAATACTTAAATTGCAAGAAGTTATGTCATAGCCAGGATGATATTTCTTACTTCAATTTGCTGCCATAATTACTCTTGTAAGGATTAACCTTTGCAAATGCCTTTGCAAAGTTCCCAACGAGCGCTACATCACTTGAAGGTTCCATATTTCCATTATTACGCTCTCGTGTAACCTTTATAGTGTCAATAGCAGAGAGGTTGTGCGCATTAGAGTTCCCTTTATCATCTTCCAGATTATTTGGCTTGAAGGTTACAAAGCTTCTTCCTTTGTCACTCCAATCTGTATTGAATGCTCCGGTGCTGAAAACATAATCATCTTTTGTAAAAAACCATCCTTCATAAAAATGAGGATCAGTATATGATGCAGCAGGAAAGATTGTTGGAAGTCTTTTTACGTTCAATTTCATGTTTGCCTTGTTTTTCTTTGCATCATAGATTATTTTTGCTTCTCCTGATGCTTTTTTATCATGGGCGCCTTTCGCTGAAACGAGTTTGACAGAAACATGACCTTTTGCTTTTCCTTTATTCCCTTTATTTGAGTTTAAAGCACTAAAGGATGCAATTGAGAAAAGTCCGATAAGAAAAAAAACAAAGAAACTAAATATAACATTATTCTTCTTGTAATTCATTTTTTACTCCTCCTTTTATATATTATAAGACTAATGACTTAGACTTTTACTGTCAATTGATTTTGTTTAGGCGGTGTTTTTCGGCCTACATCCTCCTTATTATTAATAATACTATAACACCAGAAAAATTATGTGAGATTTAGCACATGCCATATATTTCTCTTATTTCTTTTGTATAGACTTTCTCTTTCTCATAAACAAAGAGTGGTTTTAATATTTTAACTCCGGTATTCCCCATTTTTTTTGCAGATATCATTACCATAGTAGCTTCAGATGTAATGTTGGAATGCACAAAGCGCATAATTTTGGGCTCAAATCTCCAGGCCCTCATTTTTTCTATAAGGAAACTTAATCTCCTTGGGTCATAAATTAAAAATAATGAACCACCTGGTTTTACTAGAAAAAAAGCTGCTGTTAAAACATCAGATATATTGCAGCTGATTTCATGTCGTGCAATAGCTTTTTCAATATCTTCATTGAGTCTTCCACTGCTAGGCTCCCTGAACGGAGGGTTTGTTATCACAGCCTGACAACTTTCAGTCAGGAAATATTTTTTTACCTTCTTAAGGTCGCAATTTTTAATCTCAATCTGTTTTTCCATTCCGTTAAGAATGACATTCCTCTCTGCCATTTTGGCAAGGGATTTTTGCAGTTCTATGCCTTTAATTATGATTTCTTTTTTTTTTGAACAGAGAAGAATCGGTATTATGCCTGATCCTGTGCCAAGATCTATTATTTCATGTGCTTTAAATCCGGTAGAAATATAGAAATCAACAAGAAGCACAGGGTCAAGTGAAAATCTATAACCCTTTTTTTTCTGCAGTATACTTACCGGAGGTTTTGATATTGTATCGAGTGTCTCGTCCGGCTCTGCAATAATCAATTTGTTCTGCAAGATATTTTACTTCTTGTCCTTTGTTATTTTATTTTACTAATATAGAAAAAAATTTTATAAATATTATCAGACCGAATCTAAAAGGGGAAGAAAATGAAAAAAAACTTTGTATTTTTAGTAGCCCTGTTTGTTATCGTGGGCATAACACTTTCATGTAATAAGGAAAAAGCTGGTGTAACAACTCAAA is a genomic window of Candidatus Schekmanbacteria bacterium containing:
- a CDS encoding O-antigen ligase family protein, with translation MDDIKKKLRQKKIVTYNQLSGWLVIIMFLFLPFLFFPNTLELHFVAKKALFYIIVFNLLIISVIQILKGKRDFFRTPLDIWFAIFFLLSIISGINAINKTEFLSSVQYIFFLIALYYVTIYFFPKEKLNTIITVLIHSASIISIIAIFQALNADDFTLQETVTATFGHSNLLAQYLIAIFPLSLCRSIEARKKYSTIYLIETPVIFSAIMLTYCRGAWIGTLSSIVLVCVLLLTSTETKKYFSIGSFLLIVTGLFLISIPIILQNTGVIQSLVINNSDLKENNPDESYAVKSKVKTLEQRKEIWETTIKMISDSPLVGVGSGNFQIVIPKYREPHDVNKESVIKWAHNDLLEIAAESGIPSAIIFVFIFITALWVFLKNRHLYGEYSVPFISLGASFVATFVHSQTSFNLYQATSATIFFFSLAIICNFKRIDSRNAEPSIVIKKNDFLIALVFFLISLLFFVKPVLAELYYVKAAKASKEGNWQNCMQNINESIRYNNSEAKYFYTAALGSFRLANYSNAVIFSKKASNLTPYIPETYKILIFSLNEMGNKNYKEGNLDKAIVYYRNSIEFFEKVFLLPLSKRNIKVYSKLTGITYYNLGNCLLKKGDFKGALASYKTSLKFSPTYQPSILKLQEVMS
- a CDS encoding methyltransferase; the encoded protein is MQNKLIIAEPDETLDTISKPPVSILQKKKGYRFSLDPVLLVDFYISTGFKAHEIIDLGTGSGIIPILLCSKKKEIIIKGIELQKSLAKMAERNVILNGMEKQIEIKNCDLKKVKKYFLTESCQAVITNPPFREPSSGRLNEDIEKAIARHEISCNISDVLTAAFFLVKPGGSLFLIYDPRRLSFLIEKMRAWRFEPKIMRFVHSNITSEATMVMISAKKMGNTGVKILKPLFVYEKEKVYTKEIREIYGMC